The Desulforamulus hydrothermalis Lam5 = DSM 18033 genome includes a window with the following:
- a CDS encoding M16 family metallopeptidase, whose amino-acid sequence MFYQKEVLANGVRILTQQVPHVRSVAIGIWVDVGSRDESNDQAGISHYIEHMLFKGTKHRTAKQIAEELDAVGGQLNAFTTKEYTCYYAKVLDEHFDLAVDILTDMLFHSKISEQDVEREKNVILEEIKMYEDAPDELVHDMFAKTIWSGHSLGRPIIGSSETVSSLNYRDLRSFMKDHYKPNRMVISVAGNIAHQQVVEKLSPLFGSLEGSVIDRQLAKPRHTSQVNCRNKETEQVHMVIGAPGVSLDSDLVYTVQVINTVLGGGLSSRLFQEIREQRGLVYTVYSYHSSYYDTGIFGVYAGLSRQNVNQAMELIFKEIKDIKKNGVTREELQRAKDQLKGNLLLSLESVNTHMSRLGKSELYLGKVYSPEEIVAKLNRVTVEDTQRAAARLFQPECFAMAAIGPWQDCGDLKNVLDTLKD is encoded by the coding sequence ATGTTTTACCAAAAAGAAGTACTAGCAAACGGAGTAAGAATTTTGACTCAACAGGTACCGCATGTCCGCTCTGTTGCCATCGGTATTTGGGTGGATGTGGGTTCCCGTGATGAAAGTAATGACCAGGCCGGCATCTCTCACTATATTGAGCACATGCTGTTTAAAGGAACCAAACATCGCACAGCCAAGCAGATTGCTGAAGAGCTGGATGCCGTGGGGGGGCAATTAAACGCCTTTACCACCAAAGAATACACCTGTTACTATGCCAAAGTGTTGGATGAACATTTTGACCTGGCGGTAGACATCCTGACCGATATGTTGTTCCATTCCAAGATATCTGAACAGGATGTGGAGCGGGAAAAAAACGTCATCCTGGAAGAAATTAAGATGTACGAAGACGCCCCGGATGAACTGGTGCATGACATGTTTGCAAAAACCATCTGGTCCGGTCACTCTTTGGGCAGACCAATTATTGGTTCCTCTGAAACCGTATCGTCTTTAAACTACCGGGATTTGCGCTCCTTTATGAAAGATCACTATAAGCCTAATCGCATGGTCATTTCGGTAGCCGGCAATATTGCTCATCAACAGGTGGTCGAAAAGCTATCACCCTTGTTTGGCAGTTTAGAGGGTAGTGTAATTGACAGGCAGCTGGCAAAGCCCCGTCATACCTCCCAGGTAAACTGCCGCAATAAAGAAACCGAGCAAGTACATATGGTCATCGGGGCGCCGGGCGTCAGTTTAGACAGCGACCTTGTTTATACTGTCCAGGTTATTAATACCGTGCTGGGCGGCGGGCTGTCTTCCCGGTTGTTTCAAGAGATCAGAGAACAGCGGGGACTGGTTTATACGGTTTATTCCTACCACAGCTCTTACTACGACACCGGTATTTTTGGTGTTTATGCAGGACTTAGCAGGCAAAATGTTAATCAAGCCATGGAACTGATCTTTAAAGAAATCAAAGACATTAAAAAGAACGGTGTAACCAGGGAAGAATTGCAAAGAGCCAAGGATCAGTTGAAAGGCAATTTATTATTGTCACTGGAAAGTGTCAATACACATATGAGCCGGCTTGGTAAATCTGAACTCTATTTAGGTAAAGTATATAGCCCGGAAGAAATTGTAGCTAAACTAAACCGGGTTACTGTAGAAGATACCCAGCGGGCGGCTGCCCGGCTGTTCCAACCGGAGTGTTTTGCCATGGCGGCTATAGGGCCCTGGCAGGATTGCGGTGATTTGAAAAACGTTCTGGATACCTTAAAAGATTAA
- a CDS encoding YlmC/YmxH family sporulation protein translates to MRLGELIGKEIVNIHNGARLGIIGESDVTIDIESGAICSIILPKKTNLINMWTDKPQMVIPWESIRKIGEEIIIVELNYGNQFFSRYKY, encoded by the coding sequence GTGCGTTTAGGTGAGTTAATTGGAAAAGAAATAGTAAATATTCATAATGGAGCACGGTTGGGGATTATCGGTGAATCTGATGTAACCATTGATATTGAGTCGGGAGCCATTTGTTCCATTATTTTACCCAAAAAAACCAACTTAATTAATATGTGGACGGATAAACCACAAATGGTTATTCCCTGGGAAAGTATCCGCAAGATTGGCGAGGAAATAATCATAGTAGAACTGAATTATGGCAATCAATTTTTCTCCAGGTACAAGTATTAA
- the rpsO gene encoding 30S ribosomal protein S15, translating into MALSAEKKNQIIQAFKTHETDTGSPEVQIALLTERINQLTEHLKSFKKDHHSRRGLLKMVGQRRALLNYLRDRDFDRYRAILEKLGLRK; encoded by the coding sequence GTGGCACTGTCTGCAGAAAAGAAGAACCAAATTATTCAGGCTTTTAAAACCCATGAAACCGATACCGGTTCGCCGGAGGTGCAAATTGCTCTTCTTACAGAGCGGATCAACCAATTAACCGAGCACCTGAAGTCCTTTAAAAAGGATCATCACTCTCGTCGTGGGCTGTTGAAAATGGTTGGCCAGCGTCGGGCGTTGCTTAATTACCTGCGCGACCGTGACTTTGACCGGTATCGTGCCATCTTAGAAAAACTGGGTCTGCGTAAGTAA
- a CDS encoding bifunctional riboflavin kinase/FAD synthetase, with translation MRVYDSLTGLKDKYCHIVAAIGNFDGLHLGHQKLIGEAVAMARRSKGTAAVLTFHPHPLSVLKPELAPPMLLDQDAKRVMMEELGVDVLILLPFTLEFAQLSPVEFIRDVLVQQLNVQGIVVGYNYSFGHRGRGNAETLWQYAAAYGYTLSVIPPVKVGQQVVSSTLIRHKLAEGDVVSARKLLGYPPFTEGTVVYGERRGNTLGFPTANIDCPAGMMVPAKGVYSVHVDLAGETYLGVANVGNKPTFHGYQQPINIEVHLLDFHGNIYGKKIKVKYIRRLRDEKKFSSVTDLVNQIQADVQSARFDHPE, from the coding sequence TTGCGCGTATATGACAGCCTTACCGGGCTTAAAGACAAATATTGCCATATTGTTGCTGCCATAGGAAATTTTGACGGACTGCATCTGGGCCATCAAAAGCTGATTGGTGAAGCAGTGGCAATGGCCCGCCGGTCCAAGGGAACGGCAGCTGTGCTAACCTTTCACCCGCATCCTCTGTCTGTCTTGAAACCTGAGCTGGCTCCACCCATGCTGCTGGATCAGGATGCCAAAAGAGTTATGATGGAGGAATTAGGGGTTGATGTTTTAATTTTACTGCCCTTTACGCTGGAATTTGCCCAGTTAAGCCCGGTTGAGTTTATCAGAGATGTCCTGGTTCAGCAATTAAATGTTCAAGGAATTGTGGTAGGTTACAATTATTCCTTCGGCCACCGGGGGCGCGGCAATGCCGAGACCCTCTGGCAATATGCCGCCGCGTACGGTTACACCTTAAGCGTAATTCCGCCGGTTAAGGTTGGTCAGCAGGTGGTCAGCAGCACTTTAATACGCCATAAGCTGGCAGAGGGAGATGTGGTGTCGGCCAGAAAACTGCTGGGTTATCCTCCTTTTACCGAGGGTACGGTGGTTTACGGTGAGCGCCGGGGTAACACTTTGGGCTTTCCTACCGCCAATATTGACTGTCCGGCTGGCATGATGGTGCCGGCCAAGGGTGTTTACAGCGTCCATGTAGATTTGGCCGGCGAAACCTATCTGGGCGTTGCCAATGTGGGCAACAAACCAACTTTTCATGGTTATCAACAACCGATCAATATTGAGGTACATCTGTTGGATTTCCACGGCAATATATATGGCAAAAAAATAAAAGTCAAATATATTCGCCGCTTGCGGGATGAAAAGAAATTTTCTTCTGTTACCGACCTGGTAAATCAAATTCAAGCTGACGTACAAAGTGCCAGATTTGACCATCCGGAGTAA
- the sleB gene encoding spore cortex-lytic enzyme, producing the protein MSVNNLTRIIALLCAVCFFVMPVNDAAAYLGDRTLKLGMSGYDVWQLQKNLDYLGYPVGDLDGKFGWQTFNAVKNFQWRNGLKTDGVVGKKTASAIIAQVSGNQAQRPRTAAAASRSGLQFSRQDIYDLARVVHGEARGESFEGQVAVAAVVLNRLQSGLFGRTVQDVIFQPWAFTAVHDRQFYLTPNESAFRAVNAAIKGWDPTGGALYYWNPQTATSRWVWSRPIVNKIGNHVFAY; encoded by the coding sequence ATGAGTGTAAATAACTTAACAAGAATTATAGCATTGTTGTGCGCAGTGTGCTTTTTTGTTATGCCTGTTAATGATGCCGCTGCCTATTTAGGTGACAGAACATTAAAGTTAGGCATGTCCGGCTATGATGTTTGGCAGCTGCAAAAAAACCTTGATTACCTGGGTTATCCGGTTGGCGATTTAGACGGTAAGTTCGGCTGGCAGACCTTTAACGCAGTAAAAAATTTTCAGTGGCGCAACGGCTTAAAAACAGACGGAGTGGTGGGAAAAAAGACCGCCTCGGCCATCATTGCTCAGGTCAGCGGTAATCAAGCACAACGGCCCAGGACGGCAGCTGCAGCATCACGCAGCGGCCTGCAGTTTTCCCGTCAGGATATTTATGACCTGGCGCGAGTTGTGCACGGCGAAGCCAGAGGAGAATCCTTTGAAGGGCAGGTGGCGGTGGCGGCGGTGGTATTAAACCGCCTGCAATCCGGACTTTTTGGCCGTACCGTGCAGGACGTTATTTTTCAGCCCTGGGCCTTTACAGCGGTACACGACCGGCAATTTTATTTAACACCCAATGAATCTGCTTTCCGGGCAGTAAATGCTGCTATCAAAGGGTGGGATCCTACCGGCGGAGCGCTTTACTATTGGAATCCGCAAACCGCCACCAGCCGGTGGGTGTGGAGCCGTCCAATAGTTAATAAAATAGGCAACCATGTGTTTGCTTACTAA
- the truB gene encoding tRNA pseudouridine(55) synthase TruB — translation MDGILNILKPPGMTSHDVVQYVRKVTGIKKCGHTGTLDPGAAGVLPVCLGKATKLARFLAEGDKTYRGEITLGIATTSQDAFGEVVARQSAAGITWERLQEVFAGFTGQLKQTPPMTSAVRVQGQRLYEWERQGKIVEVPSRLVTIYQLKIIDSWHWHTPHPRILFDVTCSKGTYVRTLCSDIGQALGCGAYMSFLLRTRVGHFELAGAVTLEQLTKLAAEKNWAAAIIPMTQAVHHLPAVEVHASAIKSVTSGATLYPAGVLARTGQINPGDLVRVQADRQLLAIYKAVQEEQQAVKRLIFKPELVLVP, via the coding sequence GTGGACGGCATTCTTAATATATTAAAGCCTCCTGGTATGACTTCTCATGATGTGGTTCAGTATGTACGAAAGGTTACCGGTATTAAAAAATGCGGGCATACCGGTACCCTTGATCCGGGCGCTGCCGGCGTACTGCCTGTTTGCCTGGGCAAAGCTACCAAGCTGGCCAGGTTCTTAGCGGAAGGGGATAAGACCTATAGGGGTGAGATTACTCTTGGCATTGCCACTACTTCCCAGGATGCCTTTGGCGAGGTGGTGGCCCGGCAAAGTGCTGCCGGCATCACTTGGGAACGTCTGCAGGAAGTTTTTGCCGGCTTTACGGGTCAGCTGAAACAAACGCCCCCGATGACCTCTGCCGTCAGAGTGCAGGGGCAGCGGCTGTATGAATGGGAACGGCAAGGAAAGATTGTGGAGGTGCCCAGCCGGCTGGTAACAATTTATCAACTTAAAATCATTGACAGCTGGCATTGGCACACGCCACATCCCCGTATTTTGTTTGATGTAACATGTTCAAAGGGGACATATGTGCGTACCCTCTGCTCCGATATCGGACAGGCCCTGGGGTGTGGCGCCTATATGTCCTTTTTGCTGCGCACCCGGGTAGGTCATTTTGAACTGGCCGGGGCTGTCACCCTGGAACAACTGACTAAATTGGCGGCAGAAAAGAACTGGGCCGCGGCAATTATACCTATGACCCAGGCAGTTCACCACCTGCCGGCTGTGGAAGTTCATGCCAGCGCAATAAAATCGGTAACCTCCGGTGCCACTCTTTATCCGGCGGGTGTTCTGGCCAGGACAGGCCAAATTAACCCGGGCGATTTAGTAAGGGTGCAGGCTGACCGGCAACTGTTGGCAATTTACAAGGCTGTTCAGGAGGAACAACAAGCTGTCAAACGTTTGATTTTTAAACCTGAGCTGGTGCTTGTTCCTTAA
- a CDS encoding polysaccharide deacetylase family protein, with protein sequence MRIFYIRRGPVYKVFLWLLIIMFLVGLGILASREKYERTIAPVYRGSDREKKIALTCNVFWGEEYIPRMLEVLADHQVKITFFVGGTWVRDFPDLLQKIDAAGHEIGSHGYSHPHPDRLSKAGNLQDMQRAEKLIYDTIHKRPRLYAPPYGERGPAVLKAAEEQGYTFILWSIDTIDWQRPAPHVMVRRVVEKAHNGAIVLMHPTAPTVKALPEIIKLLKKEGYQFVTVGELIADLPDQNEITGN encoded by the coding sequence ATGCGGATATTTTATATACGCCGGGGCCCTGTTTATAAAGTTTTCTTGTGGCTGCTCATTATTATGTTTTTGGTGGGTTTAGGCATTTTAGCCAGCCGGGAAAAATATGAAAGAACCATTGCTCCGGTTTACCGGGGCAGTGATCGGGAAAAAAAGATTGCCTTGACCTGTAATGTGTTTTGGGGAGAAGAATATATACCCAGAATGCTGGAAGTGCTGGCGGATCACCAGGTTAAAATTACTTTTTTTGTAGGTGGCACCTGGGTAAGAGATTTTCCTGATTTGTTGCAAAAAATTGATGCAGCCGGACATGAAATAGGTTCTCACGGCTATAGCCATCCCCATCCTGACAGGCTTTCCAAGGCCGGCAATCTGCAAGATATGCAAAGAGCCGAAAAGTTGATTTATGATACCATTCATAAGCGTCCCCGCTTATATGCGCCGCCTTACGGGGAAAGAGGTCCGGCGGTATTAAAAGCTGCTGAGGAACAGGGTTATACCTTTATTTTATGGAGCATTGACACCATCGACTGGCAACGGCCGGCACCGCACGTGATGGTAAGGCGGGTGGTAGAAAAAGCTCATAACGGCGCAATTGTCTTGATGCATCCAACAGCCCCTACTGTTAAAGCGCTGCCGGAAATTATCAAACTGTTGAAAAAAGAGGGGTATCAATTTGTCACGGTAGGCGAATTAATCGCTGACTTGCCGGACCAAAATGAGATAACAGGTAATTAA
- a CDS encoding polyribonucleotide nucleotidyltransferase: MSDNPVLIREMTLGGRVLSLETGRLAKQASGAVLVKYGETVVLVTATVAKNTRDIDFFPLTVDYEERLYAVGKIPGGFIKREGRPSEKAILSGRLIDRPIRPLFPKHMRNEVQVVATVLSVDQDNAPEIAAMIGASAALHISKIPLKKPIGGVIVGRVDGQFVINPVVRQAENSDMHLVVAGTDDAVMMVEAGAKEVPEDQILEGIMFGHEVIKEIVQFIENFRQDALALGLAQEKMVIPEPEVDAAITEAVLPQAEEVIREAVLHCSREKLSKKAREAYMEEVLTGLQEKFLEQFPENSKEITMLLEKAEKKVVRRIITHDKLRIDGRAIDEIRPISVEVGVLPRTHGTGLFTRGQTQILSVATLGSISDEQILDGLGLEESKRFMHHYNFPPFSTGETKPMRSPGRREIGHGALAERALEPMIPPEEVFPYTIRVVSEAIESNGSTSMGSVCGSTLALMDAGVPLKAPVAGVAMGLIMEEDKFTVLTDIQGLEDHLGDMDFKVAGTAKGVTALQMDIKIPGITKEVFEQALAQAHRGRMYILGKMLEVLPEPRPEISQHAPSIIRTSIHPDKIRDVIGPGGKIIKKLVEETGADIDIEDDGRVFIAAVDREKGKRALQIIEAITAEVEVGKLYTGKVTRVTDFGCFVEVIPGVMGLAGKEGLVHISQLDFQRVEKTEDIVKEGDTITVKAIGFDQQGRLKLSRKEAMKDLGLTPQEEPADKGERRERKHLHRPKVAKE; this comes from the coding sequence GTGTCAGATAATCCAGTATTAATCAGGGAAATGACCCTGGGGGGCAGAGTTCTCTCCCTGGAAACAGGCAGGCTGGCCAAACAAGCCAGCGGAGCCGTCTTGGTAAAGTACGGCGAAACGGTGGTACTGGTTACCGCTACGGTGGCGAAAAATACCAGGGATATTGACTTTTTCCCTCTTACGGTGGACTACGAGGAAAGGCTTTATGCTGTTGGCAAGATTCCCGGTGGCTTTATTAAGCGCGAGGGACGTCCCAGCGAGAAAGCTATCTTGTCGGGCCGTCTGATCGACCGCCCCATCCGGCCGCTGTTTCCCAAACACATGAGAAACGAAGTTCAGGTGGTGGCAACAGTTTTATCTGTTGATCAGGATAACGCACCGGAAATTGCTGCCATGATCGGTGCTTCGGCAGCCTTGCATATATCTAAAATTCCGCTTAAAAAACCCATCGGCGGCGTCATTGTAGGTCGGGTAGACGGCCAATTTGTTATTAACCCGGTGGTGCGCCAGGCGGAAAACAGTGACATGCACCTGGTGGTGGCCGGAACCGATGACGCGGTAATGATGGTTGAAGCAGGTGCTAAAGAAGTGCCTGAGGATCAAATCCTGGAAGGCATCATGTTTGGGCATGAAGTTATTAAAGAGATTGTACAGTTTATTGAAAATTTCCGGCAAGATGCTTTAGCGCTGGGCTTGGCTCAAGAAAAAATGGTTATTCCTGAGCCGGAAGTGGATGCTGCCATAACCGAAGCCGTTTTGCCGCAAGCCGAAGAAGTTATTCGCGAAGCGGTACTGCATTGTTCCCGGGAAAAACTGAGCAAGAAGGCAAGAGAAGCCTATATGGAAGAAGTTCTTACCGGTTTGCAGGAAAAATTTTTGGAGCAATTCCCGGAAAATTCCAAAGAAATTACCATGCTGCTGGAAAAAGCCGAAAAGAAAGTGGTACGCCGCATAATTACTCATGATAAGCTGCGTATTGACGGTAGGGCCATTGACGAAATTCGTCCTATTTCTGTGGAGGTGGGAGTGCTGCCCCGTACCCATGGTACCGGTTTGTTTACCAGGGGCCAAACCCAAATACTGTCAGTAGCAACCCTTGGTTCCATCAGTGATGAGCAAATTTTAGACGGCCTTGGTTTGGAAGAAAGTAAGCGTTTTATGCACCACTATAATTTTCCGCCCTTTAGTACCGGGGAAACTAAACCCATGCGGTCGCCGGGACGCCGTGAGATTGGTCACGGAGCGTTGGCAGAGCGGGCTTTGGAACCGATGATACCGCCGGAAGAAGTTTTTCCCTACACCATCCGGGTGGTTTCGGAAGCTATTGAATCAAACGGTTCCACTTCCATGGGCAGTGTTTGCGGCAGTACTCTGGCTTTAATGGATGCCGGGGTACCCCTCAAGGCACCGGTGGCCGGCGTGGCCATGGGGCTGATTATGGAAGAAGATAAATTTACTGTCTTAACAGATATCCAGGGCTTGGAAGACCACCTGGGGGATATGGACTTTAAGGTTGCAGGCACCGCTAAAGGCGTTACTGCCCTGCAGATGGATATAAAAATACCCGGTATTACGAAAGAGGTTTTTGAACAGGCATTGGCTCAAGCGCACCGGGGACGCATGTATATTTTAGGCAAAATGCTGGAAGTGCTGCCTGAGCCGCGACCTGAAATTTCCCAGCACGCCCCGAGTATTATTCGTACCAGCATTCATCCGGACAAAATCAGAGATGTGATTGGCCCGGGCGGTAAAATTATTAAAAAACTGGTGGAGGAAACCGGCGCAGATATTGATATCGAGGACGATGGCAGGGTGTTTATTGCTGCCGTTGACCGTGAAAAGGGCAAACGAGCTTTGCAGATTATTGAAGCCATAACGGCTGAAGTTGAAGTAGGCAAGTTATACACCGGTAAGGTTACCAGGGTTACTGATTTCGGTTGCTTTGTAGAAGTCATTCCCGGTGTGATGGGGCTTGCAGGCAAAGAAGGCCTGGTACACATTTCTCAACTGGACTTCCAGCGGGTAGAAAAGACCGAAGACATTGTGAAAGAAGGCGATACCATTACGGTAAAAGCTATCGGGTTCGACCAGCAGGGCCGCCTGAAGCTGTCGAGAAAAGAAGCCATGAAAGACTTGGGCCTTACTCCTCAGGAAGAACCGGCTGACAAAGGGGAACGCAGAGAACGCAAGCACTTACATCGCCCAAAGGTTGCCAAGGAATAA